The following proteins are co-located in the Anser cygnoides isolate HZ-2024a breed goose chromosome 32, Taihu_goose_T2T_genome, whole genome shotgun sequence genome:
- the LOC106048679 gene encoding keratin, type II cytoskeletal 4-like, with the protein MSRQCYTSSSLLGRRGFSSASAVCGLGRANSSSASVCQPAGRRCGIGGFSSRSVCDLGRGQRISFGGSCRSGVYGGAGVGRCGVAYGGGRFGVGTVVGFGNCGGYGGLGSFRGLGDGVAIGGYGGGISIGLGGGRSEGIRGVSIHPELLKPLCVGVDPEECQVRTHEKEQIKNLNNQFACFIDKVRLLEQQNKVLTTKWELLQQYVLPASRRNLEPVFENFICNLRKQLECVLGERERLENEERCLRDLVQEYKCKYEDEINKRTAAENEFVVLKKDVDCLYLTKEELEVRVGLLRQQLEFLKCIYAEERAQLDCQLCDTSVIVQMDNSRDLDMEGIIKSVECCYEEIAQKSKAEVEAFYQTRLEELHSSRGKFCDDLRNNQSEIAELNRMIQKLQCESDNVKKQIAALQTAICDAEQRGDCALKDARQKLIDLQTALQQAKDKMACLLRDYQELLNVKLALDIEIATYRTLLEGEESRICTGNPVSVAVVSGGGTVGECRSLSGIGGKCAVKTGGAGAGLGVVSSFGVSNAGFSTRSVDCLPRVGGGFGARSAVSCVGREVITGAEGVQCAPGVANLGNVVCAGVEQCSPGAVIIPGPGVCGAGSRYSTAVRVVRTTR; encoded by the exons ATGAGTCGGCAGTGCTacacctccagctccctcctgggCAGACGGGGCTTCTCCTCCGCCTCCGCTGTCTGCGGCCTCGGCAGGGCCAACAGCAGCTCGGCCTCCGTCTGCCAGCCGGCAGGACGGCGGTGCGGGATCGGTGGCTTCAGCAGCCGGAGCGTCTGCGACCTGGGGAGAGGGCAAAGGATTTCCTTCGGCGGCAGCTGCCGCAGCGGGGTCTATGGCGGCGCCGGCGTGGGACGTTGCGGCGTGGCTTACGGCGGAGGCCGCTTTGGCGTGGGCACGGTCGTGGGGTTTGGTAACTGCGGAGGCTACGGGGGCCTGGGCAGCTTCAGAGGCCTTGGGGACGGCGTGGCGATCGGAGGCTACGGTGGCGGCATCAGCATCGGCCTCGGCGGAGGCCGCTCAGAGGGGATTCGGGGCGTCAGCATCCACCCGGAGCTCCTCAAGCCCCTCTGTGTGGGGGTCGACCCTGAGGAGTGCCAAGTGCGGACCCACGAGAAAGAGCAGATCAAGAACCTCAACAACCAGTTCGCCTGCTTCATCGACAAG gtccggctgctggagcagcagaacAAAGTGCTGACCACCaagtgggagctgctgcagcagtacGTCCTGCCGGCCTCCAGGAGAAACCTGGAGCCTGTTTTCGAGAATTTCATCTGCAACCTGAGGAAGCAGCTGGAGTGTGTGCTGGGGGAGCGAGAGAGGCTGGAAAACGAGGAGCGGTGCCTGAGGGACCTGGTGCAAGAGTACAAGTGCAA ATATGAAGATGAGATCAACAAGCGCACGGCTGCGGAGAACGAATTTGTGGTGCTGAAGAAG GACGTGGACTGTCTCTACCTGAccaaggaggagctggaggtgaggGTGGGTCTCctgaggcagcagctggagttCCTGAAGTGCATCTACGCTGAG GAGAGAGCTCAGCTGGATTGCCAGCTGTGTGACACCTCGGTCATCGTGCAAATGGACAACAGCCGTGACCTGGACATGGAGGGCATCATCAAAAGTGTTGAGTGCTGCTATGAGGAGATTGCCCAGAAGAGCAAGGCTGAAGTGGAGGCTTTCTACCAAACCAGA CTGGAGGAGCTCCACAGCAGCCGTGGCAAGTTCTGTGACGACCTGAGAAACAACCAGAGCGAGATAGCTGAGCTGAACAGGATGATCCAGAAGCTGCAGTGCGAGTCGGATAACGTGAAGAAACAG ATCGCAGCGCTGCAGACAGCCATCTGCGACGCTGAGCAGCGGGGTGACTGTGCCCTCAAGGACGCCCGGCAGAAGCTGATCGACCTGCAgactgcactgcagcaggccAAGGACAAGATGGCATGCTTGCTGAGGGACTACCAGGAGCTGCTGAACGTCAAGCTGGCCCTGGACATTGAGATTGCCACTTACAGGACGCTgctggaaggagaagagagCAG GATATGCACTGGCAACCCGGTGAGCGTAG CCGTGGTCAGCGGCGGTGGCACGGTCGGGGAGTGCCGATCCCTATCTGGAATCGGAGGCAAATGCGCCGTCAAGACGGGAGGAGCCGGCGCGGGCTTGGGGGTGGTCTCCTCCTTCGGCGTCAGCAACGCCGGCTTTAGCACCCGCAGCGTGGACTGTCTCCCTCGGGTGGGGGGCGGCTTCGGGGCCAGGAGCGCGGTCAGCTGCGTGGGGCGGGAGGTGATCACCGGTGCCGAGGGGGTGCAGTGCGCTCCCGGCGTGGCCAACCTGGGGAACGTGGTGTGTGCCGGCGTGGAGCAGTGCAGCCCGGGAGCCGTCATCATCCCCGGCCCGGGGGTGTGCGGCGCCGGGAGCAGGTACAGCACAGCCGTGCGCGTGGTCAGAACAACCCGGTAG